Sequence from the Kineosporia succinea genome:
GGCGCTCGGCGCCCGCCTGCGTGGGATCCGCACCCAGCAGGGGCTGTCCCTTCATGGGGTGGAAGAGAAGTCCGAAGGTCGCTGGAAGGCCGTGGTGGTCGGCTCGTACGAGCGCGGTGACCGTGCGGTCACGGTTCAGCGTCTCGCCGAGCTCGCTGATTTCTACGGTGTTCCGGTTCAGGCGCTCCTGCCTGACGCGGCTCCGACGGGGAGCAGCGAGCCCCCGCCGAAGCTGGTGCTCGACCTCGAGCGGCTGCAGTCCGTCCCGGCGGAGAAGGCGGGCCCGCTGGCCCGTTACGCAGCCACGATCCAGGGTCAGCGCGGTGACTACAACGGCAAGGTCCTCAGCATCCGGACCGATGACCTGCGTACGCTCGCGGTGATCTATGACGTGCCGCCGGCCGTGCTGGCCGAGCAGCTGATCACGTGGGGGGTCCTCAACGCGGACGCCCGCCGCGCGGTCGCCTCGGAAGACTGAACAGGCACCACCCGTATGGCAACACCTCTGTCCTGAGTGAGGGAGGGGCAGAGTTTCGAGCAGAGGACGCCGGGGCGGCCGGCGTCCTCGACCAACACGTCCTTCGGGCGGCACCACCAGCAACTCCCGTTTCACCCAGATCTTCAGCAACACCCGCACTTCAGCAACACCCGCAGGCATCAGTGATGTGGCGGTGCGAGCAGCTCCTCTTGCCTGACCAGGAGCGGCTGGCACCGTCACATCACGCTTTTTGCGGCAGGGTGCTCGCGCTCCGGTGTTCTCGGCTGGGCGGTCCCGTGCTGTCGATGAGGGACGACGTGCGCACCGATGCGGGCCCCTCGCGTTCACGAAGGGGAGACGAGCGCTCCAGACGACCCCCACGTCCACCATTAGCCCCACGAGCCCCACAGGCCCCTTCAGGGGCTTGCTAGGAGGCCTCTTGCCCGGCCCGGCCGGGGTAGGCCTCGCCCACCTCGACCCGGTTACGGCCCGAGCGCTTGGCCCGGTAGAGCTGCTCGTCGGCCTTCTCGATGAGTTCACGCATGTCGTCACCGAACGCGAGCGCGCTCACGCCGATACTGATCGTCACGCGCAGTCCCGGCCGGATCGACGCCCAGTCGTGGTCCTGCACGCTGCGTCGCACCCGCTGGCACACCTCGGCCGCGGCCGGGGCGCTGAGACCGGGCAGCGCGATCAGGAACTCCTCGCCACCGAGCCGTCCGACCAGGTCACCGGCCCGGCACGAGTGCAGCAGCAACCCGGCCACGGCGACCAGGACCTCGTCGCCGACCGGGTGTCCCCAGGTGTCGTTGACGTGCTTGAAGTGGTCGATGTCGAGCACCGCGAGGCTCAGCGGATGACCCGCCGCGTGCGCCAGCCCGAGCAGCTGCGGAAGCTCCGACTCGATGTGGTGACGGTTCGAGAGGCGCGTCAGGGCATCCTCGTTGACCTGCCGGTCGAGATCGGCGGCGAGTTGACCCAGCGCCAGGATCTCGGCCTCGAGCTCCCGGCTGCGGGCCCGGTACAGCTCCGACTCGGTGCGCGCGTCGGCGGCGTCGAGCCGGGCGTGGTCCACCTCGACCAGCTGCACCAGGCGGCGGGCACGGGTGGCGGCGACGGTCGAGCGCAGCTGCCGCTCCAGTGACGCGTACTCCTTGTAACGACGCAGCGCCGGTTCGTACTGCTGGGTCACTTCGAGTGCCCGGGAGAGCTCGGACGTGACCATCATCCGCATCGGCAGCTCGTTGAGGTCGTCGGCCATCCGCAGGGCCACCTCGAGCTCGTGCACGGCCCGCATCGCGTCACCGCGTTCGAGCAGTACGAAGGCCGAGTGGTAGAGCGTGGACAGCTCCATGGCCTGGAACCCGTGCTCGACCGAGATGCGGCGGCTGTCGAGGATCGCGGTCAGCGAGGCCTCGGGGTTGCCGGCGAGGGCGAGGAGCATGCCGTGGTTGTCGAGAGCCAGCGCCTGGCGGTATGGGGTGCCGTGCAGCGGGTGCCGCGACAGCTCGACCGC
This genomic interval carries:
- the bldD gene encoding transcriptional regulator BldD, which encodes MASDYARALGARLRGIRTQQGLSLHGVEEKSEGRWKAVVVGSYERGDRAVTVQRLAELADFYGVPVQALLPDAAPTGSSEPPPKLVLDLERLQSVPAEKAGPLARYAATIQGQRGDYNGKVLSIRTDDLRTLAVIYDVPPAVLAEQLITWGVLNADARRAVASED
- a CDS encoding tetratricopeptide repeat-containing diguanylate cyclase; amino-acid sequence: MDASDEPRPGDDLRPHDEPRAFDEPRAFDEPRQRDSIHLIELLTASTAALDSGGSEHGVTVSREAADLAVALGDRRAEASALVLLARHLTRLGDNEACSQVCDQAAQALRDLGDEHGLGELLIVQALALNELGLADEALSSLAVAREVAARLNDRPLLFWVLNRIAVVHTAMQDFRRARDFQLRALELAAGLDVDARFCIVNNIADNAIGFHRQLLHDGGEPHEARAVLDEGLAHAVMAVELSRHPLHGTPYRQALALDNHGMLLALAGNPEASLTAILDSRRISVEHGFQAMELSTLYHSAFVLLERGDAMRAVHELEVALRMADDLNELPMRMMVTSELSRALEVTQQYEPALRRYKEYASLERQLRSTVAATRARRLVQLVEVDHARLDAADARTESELYRARSRELEAEILALGQLAADLDRQVNEDALTRLSNRHHIESELPQLLGLAHAAGHPLSLAVLDIDHFKHVNDTWGHPVGDEVLVAVAGLLLHSCRAGDLVGRLGGEEFLIALPGLSAPAAAEVCQRVRRSVQDHDWASIRPGLRVTISIGVSALAFGDDMRELIEKADEQLYRAKRSGRNRVEVGEAYPGRAGQEAS